One stretch of Nicotiana tabacum cultivar K326 chromosome 18, ASM71507v2, whole genome shotgun sequence DNA includes these proteins:
- the LOC107798707 gene encoding RING-H2 finger protein ATL48-like, translating into MGMADSELDSIFPDTKRHRNPLVPIGAFVTAGVLTAGLISFKRGNSQLGQQLMRARVLAQGGTVVLMVGSAYYYGDSFKRDG; encoded by the exons ATGGGAATGGCTGATTCAGAACTGGATTCAATCTTTCCCGATACCAAGCGCCACCGTAACCCTCTTGTTCCTATTG GTGCCTTTGTCACTGCAGGAGTGCTCACAGCAGGGCTAATTAGTTTCAAGCGGGGAAATTCTCAATTAGGTCAGCAACTAATGAGAGCTAGAGTTCTTGCTCAAGGTGGTACAGTTGTGCTGATGGTTGGGTCAGCGTATTACTATGGAGATAGTTTTAAGCGTGATGGGTGA
- the LOC107798708 gene encoding ubiquitin-conjugating enzyme E2-23 kDa: MSSPSKRRDMDVMKLMMSDYTVETINDGITEFNVEFHGPKESLYEGGVWKIRVELPDAYPYKSPSIGFLNKIFHPNVDELSGSVCLDVINQSWSPMFDLLNVFEVFLPQLLLYPNPSDPLNGDAASLMMKDKNQYEQKVKEYCERYAKKENIVGSPKDESDEEISEEDFSGQSDSDDEVVGHADP, translated from the exons ATGTCTTCTCCAAGCAAAAGAAGAGATATGGATGTTATGAAATT GATGATGAGTGATTACACAGTGGAGACAATAAATGACGGAATTACGGAGTTCAACGTGGAATTTCACGGCCCAAAAGAAA GCCTTTATGAAGGTGGAGTCTGGAAAATAAGGGTCGAGTTACCAGATGCTTATCCTTACAAGTCTCCTTCCATTGGGTTTCTCAACAAAATATTCCACCCCAATGTTGATGAGCT GTCTGGCTCTGTATGTTTGGATGTCATCAATCAGTCATGGAGCCCTATGTTTG ATCTCTTAAATGTATTTGAGGTGTTTCTGCCACAGCTTTTGCTATATCCAAATCCTTCGGATCCATTGAATGGTGATGCAGCATCTCTGATGATGAAAGACAAGAATCAGTATGAGCAAAAAGTGAAAG AGTATTGTGAGCGATATGCAAAGAAGGAGAACATTGTTGGCTCACCGAAAGATGAGAGTGATGAAGAGATTAGTGAAGAGGATTTCAGTGGACAGAGCGATAGTGATGACGAAGTTGTTGGACATGCTGATCCCTGA
- the LOC142172635 gene encoding protein FAR1-RELATED SEQUENCE 5-like has translation MVVGSMIIPKYSDPKTIYTPKGIQFDMLSEHGVNLTYMQAWRAKEKALQFLRGHPADSYNKLPNYLYILEKTYPGSVVKLKKTDDDCFLYVFVAICTSISGWEYCRPVVVIDETFLKSAYKGIMLTTSTMDAAGTILPLAYAVVDLENDTSWKWFFEQFKLAYGERPNMCVVSDRNESILKVTSIVYPGMPHYSCMWHIWTNIRAKFKKRHLKLSELYFAMARSYTLDEFNERMSKTDEIDPRVKVYLYDIGYYRWSRVHATVNKTWTMTSNTAELLNVVTKYARELLIVELLECMRTLLERWTKEKLLKAKGTFTYLGYKFNKELDDNRTLSHKLRVRASTDYIYTVIDGVRRYIVCLENKKCSCGQFQFDELPCPHALAALRQRDESFEEYCSSYYTRANLLHTYEIPVNPLPDESKWNVSQHITEKVVNSPKGGKRQPGRPQKERYKIYDEINSKKYKLVLDNKF, from the exons ATGGTAGTTGGTAGCATGATTATTCCAAAATATTCTGATCCTAAGACAATTTACACCCCAAAAGGCATTCAATTTGACATGTTGTCTGAACACGGCGTGAATCTAACCTACATGCAAGcctggagagcaaaggaaaaggctTTACAATTTTTGAGAGGTCATCCTGCTGACTCCTACAACAAATTGCCTAATTATTTGTATATTCTAGAGAAGACTTATCCGGGGTCTGTAGTTAAATTGAAGAAGACAGACGATGACTGCTTCTTGTATGTATTTGTTGCGATTTGTACGTCAATCAGTGGTTGGGAATATTGTAGGCCAGTTGTAGTAATTGATGAGACCTTTTTAAAGTCAGCATATAAGGGAATAATGCTAACAACCAGTACAATGGATGCAGCAG GTACCATATTACCATTGGCATATGCTGTTGTTGATTTAGAGAATGACACATCATGGAAGTGgttttttgagcaattcaagcTCGCGTATGGTGAAAGACcaaatatgtgtgttgtttcgGATCGGAATGAGAGTATCTTGAAGGTAACATCTATTGTTTATCCCGGCATGCCACATTATtcttgcatgtggcatatttggacaaatatacGAGCAAAATTCAAGAAGAGACATCTTAAGCTAAGTGAATTATACTTTGCCATGGCGCGGTCATACACacttgatgaatttaatgaaaggatgTCAAAAACTGATGAGATTGACCCCCGTGTTAAAGTATACTTATACGATATTGGATATTATAGATGGTCTCGAGTACATGCTACGGTGAATAAAACTTGGACTATGACATCAAACACTGCAGAGTTGTTGAATGTTGTAACAAAATATGCAAGAGAGTTGTTGATAGTAGAACTATTAGAGTGTATGAGGACCCTTCTTGAACGTTGGACgaaagaaaaattattgaaagCAAAGGGTACATTCACGTACCTTGGATACAAATTCAACAAAGAGTTAGATGACAACAGAACATTGTCGCACAAGCTTAGA gtgagggcttcaacaGACTACATCTATACAGTAATAGATGGTGTGAGGCGCTATATTGTTTGTCTTGAAAACAAGAAATGTAGTTGTGGGCAATTCCAGTTTGATGAACTACCTTGTCCACATGCTTTGGCTGCTTTAAGACAAAGGGATGAGTCTTTTGAAGAATATTGTTCTTCTTATTACACAAGGGCGAACCTCTTGCATACGTATGAAATACCAGTAAATCCGCTGCCTGATGAGAGCAAATGGAATGTGTCACAACATATAACTGAAAAAGTAGTAAATTCACCTAAAGGAGGGAAAAGGCAGCCAGGAAGACCtcaaaaagaaagatacaaaatatatgatgaaataaattcAAAAAAGTACAAG TTAGTTTTGGATAACAAATTTTGA